The nucleotide sequence TTTATAAACAAAAATTCTCAAACACGCTCAGGTTGGAAAATCACTTCCGTTTTTGCTTCTTTCTTTTTTGCTGTAAATATGATTACTTTCTTAATATTTTTTCTTTATTCAAACTATCAAGTAGCTTTTAAAAGAGTTCCCCAGAATGAATTAACAACCTTAGTTAACAATCTAACCAACTCAATATCTGATATTAGTACTACATTGGGATTAACCATCAATGTACTTCAGTGCTTATTTTTAATATTCTTTGTTGTACTGTTCTGGAAGATATATGATAAGAAACCAATAAGGGACATTGGCATGATTAGCTTAAAAAAGGGCTACAAGGATTTAATTATAGGACTAGCTTTTGGTGCTATTTCTCTTTTGATAGTTTTTTTCATACTACTTGCAACTAAATGTATTACCCTTACAACGCCTTTAAATAAACCTAATTTCAATATTTCTTTATTAACAGGTCTTATTCTCTTCATTTTTGTTGGTATAAATGAAGAAATGTTTGCCCGAGGCTATTGCATGACTGTTCTTAAACAAACCGGTAATAAGTATGTAGTTGTCATTGTCTCTTCACTTATATTTTCTGCAATGCATTCCTTAAATCCTGGTATGAGTCTTTTTAGCTACATAAATCTATTTTTATTTGGTTTACTTACAGCTTACATGACTTTGAAATCTCAAAATCTTTGGTTAGCAATTGGATATCATATAACCTGGAACTACTTCCAAGGTAATATATGCGGCTTTCTTGTTAGTGGACAAACCACTTCATCTATGTACAGTTTAGAAATTGGAAGTAACAGTCTTATTAATGGTGGACAGTTTGGACCAGAGGGCGGTATTATTGTTACCTTTATTATTTTGTTAAATTTTCTTTATCTATGGAAGGTATATAAACCATCATATAAAGTTTATTAGAATAAAATCACCCTTCTTTCGGAATAACTATATAAGTACATCAAAACCCGAAAGGAGAATGCAAAATGAAAAAATTATCAAAACTATTATTAACTCTACTAATGACCGCAGCAGTTGCTGTCCCCTTTCCTGTAAAGGCTGCAGAAGCGGATGGGCCCTTTAAGCTGCCGGACTTACCTTACAGCTATGATGCCCTTGAGCCCTACATAGACACTCAAACCATGAAGCTTCATCACGACGGTCACCATGCCGCCTACGTAGCAAAGCTAAATGAAGCTGTAAACAAATATCCGGAACTCAAGACAAAAACTGTTGAAGAACTGTTAATGAACTTAGACAAATTACCTCAAGATATAAGAGAAGCTGTCAGAAACAATGGCGGTGGGCACTATAATCACTCCTTGTTCTGGAACTTTATGGGCAAGAACAAGGCTAAAGCACCAACCGGTAAGCTAAGGTCAGATATAGATAAAACCTTCGGCTCCTTTGAGGATTTCAAAAAAGCCTTTAAGGAAGCCGCTCTTAACCGCTTTGGCAGTGGCTGGGCTTGGCTTATAAAGGATAAGGATGGAGCCTTAAAGATAGTTTCAACCCCAAATCAAGACAGTCCTATAATGGAAGGCATTACACCTATTCTTGGTCTTGACGTTTGGGAACATGCTTATTATTTAAAGTATCAAAATAAACGCGGTGACTACATCGATGCTTGGTGGAATGTAGTTAACTGGGATGACATATCTAAAAATTATAAGTAGCAGAAACTGCTGGCAAAGTCTTTTTGTCAGCAGTTTTTATTTGCTTATTGGTAAAGTTATTATATTTAATTATGACATTGTTTGTGTTAATATTCATTTATAGACCTGGTTGTTAAACTTCAAGCAATGGAATAAAAAAGGAGGACCCAATGGCAAGATTTTTTAATGGTAAAAAAATAGAGTTACTTGCTCCGGCAGGTACTATGGAGACTTTTAGAAGTATGGTAAAAGCAAACTGCGACGCAATCTACTTCGGCGGCAAATCATTGAATATGAGAATGATGAGAAAAGGCTATAACTTTTCCAATGAAGAGATACTAGAAGCTGTAAAAATGGCTCATGATGTTGATAAAAAAGTTTATATCACCGTTAATAATATGTTAAATGAGACTGAGCTTGATGAAGCCACCGAATACCTTCACTTTTTAAATGATTCTGGAGCTAACGGTATTATAGTTCAAGATTTAGCAATTCTTAAGATTTGCAGGGAACAAAATTTAAATAACCTGGAGCTTCATTCTTCTGTAATGATGAATGTACATAATATAGAGTCTGTGAAAAAACTTAAGGAACTTGGAGTATCAAGAGTAGTATTATCCAGAGAAATGGATTTAAAGACTGCAAAGTATCTTCAAAGTCAAACAAACATTGAAACTGAGTACTTTACTCATGGAGATATGTGTGTTGTAAATGGAGCCAACTGCTATTACAGTTCAATTGTTTTAGGTAACAGCTCAAACCGGGGAAGATGCTTTAAGCCCTGCAGATGGCCCTATCTGATTAAGAAGGACGGCTTAGTTTATCCAACAAAGTATCCTATGGCAGCTAAGGATATGTATATGTATGAGCATATTCCCGAATTGATTGAAGCAAATATAACTTCCTTTAAAATTGAAGGCCGAATGAGAGATACAGATTTCATCGTAAACCTTGTGAATATTTATGGACAAGCCATTGATAGATATATTGAAAATCCATTGAGCTTTGATAGAAGAAAGCAGGCCAATGACCTGTTTGAAAGCCGCAAACGTGACTTTACTACTGCCTATGCCTTTTCAAAGCCTGGATTGAATTTTATAAATACCCGTTATGAAGGTACAGGAAAGTTCTATTCCACCGGAAAGATGTTTTCCACCCCCACAGAGGAGCCTGCCATAACTGATAGTATTATAAATCAAATTCAAACTGAACTGAGTAATTATTCAAGTAAAACACCTTCAAAGCACAAATTATCAGTAAAAGTTAATAATTATAGACAGGCTAAACTTTGCATAGAACAAGGCGTAAACCGTATTTACTTGCCATGTGAGGTTTTTGCTCCCGATGACTTTATAACTGCTGATCAGCTGCAGGATTTGGTAAACGCCAAGGGCAATACAGAAATATATCTTGATCTGCCTCAAATGATGAATGAGTTACAGTTTGATATAATCGACCATTATCTAGGAAAATATGGACATCTATATGATGGTTTATTAGTTTCAAACCTAGGTGCCATAAAAAAGTATGGCAAGAAGTATAATTTGATAGGAAACTACAATTTAAATATATATAACCATAAAGCTCTAGACCTGTATAAAGAGCTAGGTTTGAGTGAAGCAACGGTATCCATAGAGATAAAAGGCCACGAACTGCCAAAGTTTATAGCCGCAGCAGGAACTCCTTTGGAAATGATCGCACACGGCCCTTTAAAAGTTATGTATTTAGACCATAACCTATATGAAAACACTACAGCCTTGAAGCCTATTGAAAGCAGCGACAATGAATATGTAGATAATAGCATCCTGGTACTAATGACCAACAAGGGTGAAAATCCGGTTTACATAGATCAATATGAAAAAAATCATCTATTTACCGCCAAAGAATTTTGTCTGTTGCCAATTTTAGATGCTTTGAATTTTGACACTCCACTAAACTTACGCATTGAAGGACAAACCTATACCCTGGAAGAATTAAAATCCGTAATAGAGGTTTATAAATCCGCTTTGGAAGACAAGTCCAGATGTAAGGACTTATTTAAGAATATGACATCCTCTAGAGCAGGCTTTACTTTAGGCGCCCTATCTTTTAAAGCTTTATTGTAAAGGAGTTGAATTGTATTATGAATTATATGGGTCCTGAGAACATACTTGAAAAAAGGAGAGAATACTTCTTCCCTGCTACCTCATGTTTTTATAAGAACCCACCACAAATTGTTATGGGCTCAATGCAATATCTCTATGACCACAATAATAAGAAATATGTTGATTTCTATGGGGGTGTGTCAGTAATCAACTGCGGCCACGCAAATCCGGATATTGTTCAACATACCATTGAGCAGTTGAGCAAACTTCAGCACACCACTACCCTTTATTTGACCCAGCCCATGGTGGACCTTGCAGAAAAACTTGCAGAAATACTACCGGGGGATATCAAGAGGACATTTTTCTGCGTAACCGGTTCAGAAGCAAACGAAGGAGCTATGGCCTTGGCCAGAATGCATACCAAAAGAGAAGGCTTTATTGCCTTAAATGGCGGCTTACATGGTAGAACCCATTTAACCTTAAGTGTTACAGGTATACCAATGTGGAGATTAGACGATAATCTTATAAAGGAAAATATTTTTTTCATTGATAGGCCCTACTCTCCAGAAATGGGCTATGAGGAAGCAATGGAAAAGTCTCTTCAGCAGTTAAAGGCAGTTTTAGAAGAGCACAGCCGTAACATAGCTGCAATGATTCTGGAGCCCATTCAAGGTAACGGTGGAATCATCATGTATCCTTTAAATTATATAAAAGAGGTAAAAGCCCTTTTAGAGCAATATAATGTCTTGTTAATAGTGGATGAGGTCCAGACCGGATACGGAAGAACCGGCAAAATGTTCTGTATAGACCATTATGGAGTTGTACCGGATATTATAGTTACAGCTAAAGCCTTGGGAAACGGCATTCCGATTTCTACCTTCTCCACTACCGATGAAATTGCAAAATCCTTCAACAGGCCTTCCGCCTCTACTTTTGGTGGTAATCCTGTTGCTGCCCAAACTGCACTGAGCGTACTTAAATATATAGAAGAAAATAATTTGGTTGAAAGGGCTGAAAGCCTCGGAAAGTACTTGAAAGAAAAATTACAGCAGTTGTCATCACCCTTTATACAGGAAATACGGGGTACTGGCCTAATGGTAGGAATGCAGCTGCAGTCTGACCTTAAAGGTATGAACTCTGCAGAGCTCACCGACTACATTTTGGAGGAAATGAAAAACTTAGGATTCCTTATTGGTAAAAACGGCTTAAACAGAGATGTCCTCGCCTTCCAGCCTCCTCTTGTCATCAATATGGAGGATATTGACGCCATGGTTGAAGCCCTAGACAAAGTTCTAAAAAATATTCTTACGGAGGAAGAGTGATTATATGAGTTATAAAGATTTACAGGCCTTTATTAAACATCTGGATGAAAAAGGACAATTGAAAAGAATATCTGTAGAAGTAGATGCAGAACTAGAAATTACTGAAATAACAGATAGGGTATCAAAGAAGTACGGTCCTGCCCTCTTGTTTGAAAAGGTAAAAGGTTCTCCATATCCGGTGCTCATAAATGCTATGGGTACTTATGAAAGAATGAGTATGGCTCTTGGAGTTGAGAAATTGGATGATATCGGCAATGACATTGAAGAATTTATAGATATGGCAAATTATCTGGGCCTCATGAAGAAAATTCAATCCTTGCCAAGGCTTGCGAGAATGGCCACAGTATTTCCTATAAAGCTACCTACTAAGGGAGCATGTCAGGAAGTCATAGAGCATGACCCTGACCTAAATACATTACCTATATTAAAATGCTGGCCCGGTGATGCCGGAAGATTTATTACCCTTCCCCTTGTGATAACAAAGGATCCGGAAAGCAACATTCAAAATATGGGCATGTATAGGCTGCAGGTATATGACAAGAATACTACCGGTATGCACTGGCACTTACATAAAGATGGAAGAGAAATATATGAGAAATATAAAAAGTTGGGTGGAAAAATGCCTGTATCCGTTGCTCTTGGCTGCGATCCTGCAATAACCTATGCCGCCACTGCACCTCTTCCAAAGATGATAGATGAAATGATGTTCGCAGGCTTTTTGAGAAAAGCTCCCGTAAAGCTTGTAAAGTCTATTACCAACGATCTCTATGTACCTGCTGATGCGGAATTTATTATCGAAGGTTATGTAGATGTAAATGAAGATTTAAGATTGGAAGGCCCCTTTGGCGATCATACAGGCTACTATTCCCTTGCTGATTATTACCCTGTTTTTCATGTAACCTGTATGACTCATAAGAAACACCCGGTTTATCCCGCTACTATAGTTGGTAAACCGCCCATGGAGGACTGCTACATGGGTAAGGCTACGGAGAGAATATTCCTTCCTTTACTTAAGATGATGCATCCTGAAATAGTTGATATCAACTTCCCTCTTGAAGGAGTTTTTCATAACTGTGTTATTGTATCCATTAAAAAGCGTTTTCCTGGCCATGCAAAGAAAATAATGAACTCTCTATGGGGTATGGGCCAGATGATGTATACCAAGATGATAATAGTGGTTGATGAAAATATATCACCTCAGGATATATCTACTGTAGCCTGGAAGGTTTTCAATAACATTGATGCTAAGAGGGACGTGGTTATATCAGAAGGTCCACTGGATGCTCTTGATCATGCTTCCAACCTACCTCACTACGGTTACAGAATGGGTATAGATGCCACCAAGAAATGGCCTAGTGAAGGCCATGACCGAGAATGGCCCGATGACATCGAAATGACAGAAAATATCAAAGAGAAGGTCACAAGGAGATGGAAAGAGTATGATATTGAATAAGGCTATTAATAAGATCCGTGATTACGGCATCCTGGTGATGTTCTCTCATACTATTTTTTCTTTATCCTTTGCGGTTATCTCTATGCTTTTGGCAAGCGGAGGCTTGCCTGCTCCACGTACAATCCTATGGATATTAATAGCCTTCATGGGTGCCAGAACGGGAGCAAATGCAATAAATAGGGTTATTGATGCCGAAATAGACAGTAAGAATCCCAGAACTGCAGTAAGACAGATTCCACAGGGGCTTCTTAAGAAAAAGGAGGTTATAGTTTTTTCGGCTGCATGCTTTTTAATAATGGTCATAGCAGCTGCTATGTTAAACACCCTATGCCTCCTGCTTTCTCCCATAGCCCTTTTTCTCATGATCATATACTCCTATACAAAGCGCTTTACCTGGGCATGCCATTTAGTTTTAGGGGTTACCTCTGCAGCCGCACCGGTAGGAGCTTGGCTAGCTGTTACCGGACAAATTTCCTGGCTGCCGCTTTTTATGGGAGCAGCCAATACTCTTTGGGTGGCCGGTTTTGATATAATTTACGGTTCACAGGATTATGCCTTTGATACTGCCAATGGAATTCACTCTATACCAGCCAGGTTTGGAGTGAAAAATGCCATGCGCATAGCTGCCTCCTTTCATGCAGTAGCTTTAGTTTGCTTAATAATTGTTGGGGTTTTAAGCAGTGAACTTGGTATGATCTATTACATAGGAATTACAGTTATATCAATTCTATTTGTGATGGAGCATAAGATAGTTTCACCGGATAACTTATCAAATGTGAGAATTGCCTCTTACAGTATAAATCAGCTTGTAAGTATCTTGTTTCTAATTTGTGGAGTTATTGACGCTATAATATAAAAAGAGGTGACTACATATGAAAAAAATAGTTATAGGAATAACCGGTGCCAGCGGAAGTATATATGCCGTAAGATTAATTGAAGAACTTTTAAAAAACGACGTAGACCTCTATATAATTTGTACAGAAACCGGAAAAAAGGTTATGGAGTTTGAAACAGGCATAGCAATAGATGAGTGGATAGAGAATTTAAGAAAATGCTCAAATAATATTCACTTAGAGGATATTAACAATCTGTTTTCTAATGTTGCCAGCGGGTCTTTCAAATTCGATTCTATGATCGTACTGCCTTGCTCCATGGGAACACTTGCAGAAATCAGCAGTGGCTTGGCCAAAAATCTTTTGTGCAGGGCTGCAGATGTGGCATTAAAAGAAAATAGGCGTCTCATCATTGTTCCTCGGGAAACGCCTTTTAACGCAATACATCTTGAAAATATGTTAAAGTTATCTAAGCTTGGAGTAACAATCCTTCCTGCTATGCCGGGATTTTATCATAAGCCTGCCACCATGGAGGATCTGGTTAACTTTGTTATAGGAAAGATTTTAGATTCTATATCTATAGAAAATACACTTTTTAAAAAATGGGGAGATTAAGAAATGTTAAGATTTAAAAAAGTATTTGCAATAATTGGAGCTTCAATTTTTACCTTAGCTATAACAGCTTGCTCAGCATCAACAAAAACAGAAGGTTCATCAAAACAAGCCTTAAATTTTGGAGCAATGAGTTCTATTGATGTAGTACCAATGATAATAGCCGAAGAAAAAGGCTATTTTAAGGATGAAGGTCTTGAATTTAATCTTCAGACCTTTAAAAGTGCCAAGGACAGAGATGCTGCCTTTCAAGCCGGCAGCCTTGATGGAATAATTGGGGATGAAGTGGCTATATGCCTGTATCAAAATGCAGATTTTGATGCTAAGATAACGGGAATTACAGATGGTGACTTCATGCTGGTTGCCGGTGCTGATTCAGGGGTAAAATCCGTGGCAGACCTTAAGGGTAAAAGTGTAGCTATATCAGAAAAAACTGCCATAGAATATACTCTGGACAAAATATTGGAAAATAACTCAATGAAGCCTGAGGATGTTAGTAAAGCTGCCGTACCGGCTATGCCCACTAGACTTGAGATGTTAAGAAATAATAATGTTGCTGCAGCACTGCTTCCTGAACCCTTCTCCAGTCTAGCAATAAATGATGGTGGTATTCTTTTAGGAAATGCCAGCACTCTTGCAGGATATCCTTCCATAACTGCTTTTACACAGAAGGCCATAGATGGTAAGGGTGATGAAATTAAAGCTTTTTATAGGGCTTATAATAAGGCAGTAGATTATATAAATAGCAATCCCATTTCTGAGTATGAGGACACCATAATAAGGACTGTTGGCTTTCCTGATGATATGAAAGGCAAAATCACTTTGCCTGAATTCAGAAAAAATGCCCTTCCTTCAGAGGCTGAAGTGAAGTCAGCTATAGATTGGGTTACAAGCAACGGACTTATAACAAAGACACTGACACCTGCGGATATGCTCAGTGATATAGGTGTTAAATAATATCATGGAGGGTGCTATGCTTGAGATAAACAGTCTTGCTGTTACTTATAATTCCGGAAAGAACATTATAAATGCCTTGGGACCAATAAGCATGAATGTTGCAGCAGGAGAAATTTATGCTGTCATAGGTCCCTCCGGCTGCGGCAAATCCACATTACTTCATGTGTTAAGCGGTATTATTAAAGATTTCCAAGGTGAAGTGTGCTTAAATAAGGAACCTTTAAATCCAAAACAACATAATATTGGCTTTATACCACAGAACTTTGGACTTCTTCCATGGAAAACCGTTGAAAAGAATTATCTGCTTTCACTAAGGATAAAGAGCAAGGCAGTTGACTCTTCAGTAATGGAGAGAATTACCCATATACTTAACAAGCTGGACATTGCATCCTTAAAAAACAGGTACCCTAATGAACTAAGCGGAGGCCAAAAGCAAAGAGTTTCCATAGCCAGGGCCTTCATCATGAATCCTGATTTGCTGCTAATGGACGAGCCTTTTTCTGCCTTGGATTCACTTACCCGGGAAGAAGCACAGGAACTTTTCATCGATCTATGGAACCAATATAAAATTACTACTATATTTGTAACCCACAGTATTGAAGAAGCCCTCTACATGGGAAAAAAGATTGTAATTATGTCCCATTGCCCCGGCCGTATAGTTAAGTTAATTGATAATCCGCTCTTCAATACTGAAAATTTAAGAGAAAACGAGGAATTTCTTCAGTTGTCTTCCTACATTAGAAGTATTATAAAAAAAGGATGGAAGATATGATGGTAATGAAAAAATTGAAGGTTTTTGTTCAAGGCTTTATAATGTTCAATCTCTTATGGTACCTGCTGGCTGTAGTAGTTGACCTTCGGGTGCTGCCTAAGCCTACTGAGATATATCTTAACCTAAATAATCTATATGGTGAAAAACTTTATATCCACGTTCTGGTCAGTTTAGGTAGAGTGGCGGCAGGAGTTGGCATTTCTCTGGTTCTTGGTGTATCTGTAGGGCTACTGATGGCCTATTCAAAGCTTTGGAGTAGGCTTTTAAATCCTTTGGTTTACTTCACATACCCAATACCAAAAACTGCACTGCTGCCAATAATAATGCTCCTGTCTGGCTTAGGAGATATTTCAAAAGTCACTTTATTGGTTTTGATATTAGTTTTTCAAATTACTGTGGCGGTAAGGGATGCTGTACTTAACATTCCCCCTGTGCTCTATGACCCTTTAAGAAGTCTTGGAGCTTCAAGCCTTCAGGTGTTCACCCATATAACTGTACCTGCTATTTTACCGGACTTGCTTACAACCTTAAGACTATCCATAGGAACTGCTCTTTCCATATTGTTTTTCAGTGAAGGCTATGGAACCCAGTATGGTATAGGTTATTATATTCTGGACGCATGGACCAGAATCGATTATATAGGAATGTATGCGGGAATTGTAGTTTTGAGTATTTTAGGCTTTGTCCTATTTATTTCAATAGATCTTCTTGAAGAGAAAATATGTAGGTGGAAGGTTTAAGTAATTTTTATAAAAGTATAAAGCGTCAAGCATTGTCTTATAATGCTTGACGTTTTTTTATCTTTTCCTCAAAAAATATATAAGGTTCTCTGTAAGCAGAAAGGCTGTCATCGATAGTACAGAACCCAAAACCGCTCCAAAACATATGCCTCCCAATATAAATTTTATCCACAGCAGAATTATATTATGCTTAGGTTATCCACAAAACAATAACATTATACATTGATTTCTCTCATCCACTTATATCCTAAAAAATGTTTAAATGATCCCAAAAAATATTGAAGCTTTATTTTCTCATTTATTTAGAATAGTAAATATAAATATAAAGCATTGGGAGGATTATTATGAGCTATATTGCTGATCATTTTAAGATTAACTTTCAGCCTAAGGCCGATGAAAGAGCTGTTGTAACTGCACCCTTTGTACGATTTTCTATTCTGACCTCCAGAATAATAAGGATGGAATATAGTATAGAGAATAAATTTGAGGACAGGGCTACCCTGGCCTTTTGGTATAGGAAGCAGCCTGTCCCGAAGTTTGAGGTTATAAAAACCGATACTTCCCTAGAGATTATTACAGAGTGTCTCCACCTAAAATATAAATTTAATAAAAAGGGCTTTAGCAATGATAGTCTATCCATAGAACTTCTGAATCAGAATAAGACCTGGCATTATCTTGATAGACCTCACGGCAATCTAAAAGGTACTGCCAGGACCCTGGACAGCGTTGATGGGGAAACCCACCTGCAGGATGGACTGCTTTCCAGGGATGGATGGAGCTTGATTGATGACTCCTCCAGCGTTGTTTTTGATGAGAACTGCTGGGTAGGCAGAAGGTTCTCACCTACTGAAGGTGAACAGGAAGAGGCCTATAAAGACCTGTATTTCTTTGGTTATGGCCATGATTACAAAGACTGTATAAGGGACTTTGTAAAGCTCAGCGGCAAAACTCCAATGTTCCCAAGATGGGCTCTGGGAAACTGGTGGAGCAGATATTGGCCCTATACCCAGGATGAGCTTAAGAATCTGATGGAGGAGTTTAAGACCTACGATATTCCCCTTTCCGTTTGCATTGTAGACATGGACTGGCATATAGTTAAGAACTCTTACACCACCGGTTGGACCGGTTATACCTGGAACAAAGACCTATTCCCGGACCCAAAGGGTTTTATCTCCTGGCTCCATGAAAATGGCCTGAGAACGGCACTGAATCTTCATCCTGCCGACGGAGTATATCCCCATGAAGACCAGTATGAGGCCATGGCGTCAGCTATGGGAAAAGATCCCGCTGCAAAGGATCCGGTAGAATTTAATATCTCCAACCCTAAGTTTGTCCAGAACTACTTTGAGCTCCTTCACCATCCTAGGGAGGAGGAAGGAGTAGACTTTTGGTGGATGGACTGGCAGCAGGGAACCAAAACTGAACTAAAAGGTCTTGATCCACTGCCTTGGTTAAACCATCTTCACTACTATGACTTAGCTAGGGACGGTAAAAAGAGAGGTTTTGTATTCTCCAGATACGGGGGACCAGGCAGCCACAGATATCCTATAGGCTTCTCCGGCGATACTTTCGTAACCTGGGACTCCCTAAAGTTCCAGCCCTATTTTACCTCAACGGCATCCAATATTGCCTATGGTTGGTGGAGCCACGATATTGGAGGGCATATGGGCGGCTATGAAGACCCGGAACTATATACCCGATGGGTTCAATATGGCGTATTTAGCCCTATTTTTAGACTTCACAGCACCAACGTTTATTATATAGACAGGCACCCTTGGACTAAGGGCAAGGATGTACTGGAGTCCACAAGAGCAGCTATGAAGCTTAGACATGCACTGATACCTTATATATACTCCATGATGTGGAGAAACCATACTGAGGACCTATCTCCAATAGTGCCAATGTACCATGAGCATCCGGAGGTTGAGGAAGCCTATCACTGCCCAGATCAGTACTACTTTGGAACAGAACTCATCGCTGCCCCTTTTGTTGAGCCCATGGATAGGGATTTAAACCTCAGCAGACAAAAGCTATGGCTTCCCGAAGGCCACTGGTTTAACCTGTTTACCGGAGAACACTATGATGGCGGTAAAATTCACGCTCTTTACGGTGAGCTTATTGATATTCCTGTAGTGGCAAAGGCCGGTGCTATTGTCCCAATGGCTGCGGAAAAAAGCCTAGAGAGAACAGAAAACCCTTCAGATTTTCATATATATATCTTCCCCGGTGGAAGTGGCAGCTTTAAGCTTTATGAAGACGACGGCGTATCAACAGACTACACAAAAGGACTTTACGCCATAACTCCATTGTCTACTGCCTGGCAGGATAATAAGATGATCTTTACAATCGGATCCGCCGAAGGGTCAAGAGAAATTCTACCTGAGAGCAGAACTTACAGCCTTCACTTTAGAGGAATAAAAGAAAATATCAGCATAAAAGCCCTGATAGACGGAAAAGAAATAGAGATAAGCAAATTTTACGATGCTTCTAAAGAAACCTTGGTTTTAAATGATATAGAGTTGGATGTGAAAAGCACTCTTCAGGTATCCATAATCACAGAAGATGCTACCTTGCTTTCACAGCAGGACAGAAGAGACGACCATCTTAGGAAGCTTATTTGGCATATGAAATACGAAGGTTTCAGCAAGCAATGGCTGGATGAAGTATTGATTAAGGAAAAGCAGCCTATATCTGTGTTATACAAGGCCAGACACCCATTAAGTGCCTCTCAGATCAGGGCAATTGCTGAAATACTTAAGGGAGAGGAACTTTCAAATTTACTGTAAGAAAGGAGCGGCTAGAAAGCCACTCCTCTATTATTTCTATACTCCGACGATGTATTGCCGGTAAACTTCTTAAAGGTCTTATTGAAGTTTGCTGCGTTATTAAAACCGCATAGGCCGGCAATTTCAGTGATAGTCTTATCAGTTGTCTTCAAATACTGTACTGCCTTATGTATTCTCTTTCTGGAAATATATTCTATGGGCCCGATACCGTTG is from Clostridium thermarum and encodes:
- a CDS encoding UbiX family flavin prenyltransferase, which gives rise to MKKIVIGITGASGSIYAVRLIEELLKNDVDLYIICTETGKKVMEFETGIAIDEWIENLRKCSNNIHLEDINNLFSNVASGSFKFDSMIVLPCSMGTLAEISSGLAKNLLCRAADVALKENRRLIIVPRETPFNAIHLENMLKLSKLGVTILPAMPGFYHKPATMEDLVNFVIGKILDSISIENTLFKKWGD
- a CDS encoding ABC transporter substrate-binding protein gives rise to the protein MLRFKKVFAIIGASIFTLAITACSASTKTEGSSKQALNFGAMSSIDVVPMIIAEEKGYFKDEGLEFNLQTFKSAKDRDAAFQAGSLDGIIGDEVAICLYQNADFDAKITGITDGDFMLVAGADSGVKSVADLKGKSVAISEKTAIEYTLDKILENNSMKPEDVSKAAVPAMPTRLEMLRNNNVAAALLPEPFSSLAINDGGILLGNASTLAGYPSITAFTQKAIDGKGDEIKAFYRAYNKAVDYINSNPISEYEDTIIRTVGFPDDMKGKITLPEFRKNALPSEAEVKSAIDWVTSNGLITKTLTPADMLSDIGVK
- a CDS encoding ABC transporter ATP-binding protein, giving the protein MLEINSLAVTYNSGKNIINALGPISMNVAAGEIYAVIGPSGCGKSTLLHVLSGIIKDFQGEVCLNKEPLNPKQHNIGFIPQNFGLLPWKTVEKNYLLSLRIKSKAVDSSVMERITHILNKLDIASLKNRYPNELSGGQKQRVSIARAFIMNPDLLLMDEPFSALDSLTREEAQELFIDLWNQYKITTIFVTHSIEEALYMGKKIVIMSHCPGRIVKLIDNPLFNTENLRENEEFLQLSSYIRSIIKKGWKI
- a CDS encoding ABC transporter permease, which codes for MKKLKVFVQGFIMFNLLWYLLAVVVDLRVLPKPTEIYLNLNNLYGEKLYIHVLVSLGRVAAGVGISLVLGVSVGLLMAYSKLWSRLLNPLVYFTYPIPKTALLPIIMLLSGLGDISKVTLLVLILVFQITVAVRDAVLNIPPVLYDPLRSLGASSLQVFTHITVPAILPDLLTTLRLSIGTALSILFFSEGYGTQYGIGYYILDAWTRIDYIGMYAGIVVLSILGFVLFISIDLLEEKICRWKV
- a CDS encoding glycoside hydrolase family 31 protein, whose amino-acid sequence is MSYIADHFKINFQPKADERAVVTAPFVRFSILTSRIIRMEYSIENKFEDRATLAFWYRKQPVPKFEVIKTDTSLEIITECLHLKYKFNKKGFSNDSLSIELLNQNKTWHYLDRPHGNLKGTARTLDSVDGETHLQDGLLSRDGWSLIDDSSSVVFDENCWVGRRFSPTEGEQEEAYKDLYFFGYGHDYKDCIRDFVKLSGKTPMFPRWALGNWWSRYWPYTQDELKNLMEEFKTYDIPLSVCIVDMDWHIVKNSYTTGWTGYTWNKDLFPDPKGFISWLHENGLRTALNLHPADGVYPHEDQYEAMASAMGKDPAAKDPVEFNISNPKFVQNYFELLHHPREEEGVDFWWMDWQQGTKTELKGLDPLPWLNHLHYYDLARDGKKRGFVFSRYGGPGSHRYPIGFSGDTFVTWDSLKFQPYFTSTASNIAYGWWSHDIGGHMGGYEDPELYTRWVQYGVFSPIFRLHSTNVYYIDRHPWTKGKDVLESTRAAMKLRHALIPYIYSMMWRNHTEDLSPIVPMYHEHPEVEEAYHCPDQYYFGTELIAAPFVEPMDRDLNLSRQKLWLPEGHWFNLFTGEHYDGGKIHALYGELIDIPVVAKAGAIVPMAAEKSLERTENPSDFHIYIFPGGSGSFKLYEDDGVSTDYTKGLYAITPLSTAWQDNKMIFTIGSAEGSREILPESRTYSLHFRGIKENISIKALIDGKEIEISKFYDASKETLVLNDIELDVKSTLQVSIITEDATLLSQQDRRDDHLRKLIWHMKYEGFSKQWLDEVLIKEKQPISVLYKARHPLSASQIRAIAEILKGEELSNLL